ACTCGCCGCCCAGGTGGGCCTGCGCGCCGGTCGCGTACGCCTGGCCGCCAACGCCTCCGTACTCAGCACGATCGTCCCGAGGGCGGCCCGCACGCTGGCCGAAGCCCACCCGGGCATGGCACTGAGCATCACCGACCGCCACCCGGTCGAGGCACTGCAGATGCTCCGCCGGGGAGACGCCGACGTGGCCCTCGTCTTCCGCTACGCCCATGCCCCGCTGGAGGACGACGGCTTCCGCCTCGTCCACGTGGCGGACGACCCGGTCCACCTGATCAGCCGGCGCCCGGACGACAGCGTGGCCGATCACCGCGGCTCGCCGTGGATCGGCGGCTGCGAACGCTGCCGGCACGAACTGACCGCCATATGCGCGACCCACGGCTTCACCCCGCGGATCGACTCGTTCTGCGACGACATGGTCGTGGTCCAGGCCCTCGTCGCGGCGGGCATCGGCGTGACCACCCTCCCGGGCCTGGCCCTTGCGGCCCACCGGGGGGAGGGAATCCACGCG
The Streptomyces sp. CNQ-509 DNA segment above includes these coding regions:
- a CDS encoding LysR family transcriptional regulator, whose product is MLNLVHLKVLAAVARHGSVTEAARELHYSQPSVSHHLSRLEAATGAKLVQRTGRGIRLTPEGALLARRATEIVGRVDAAAGELAAQVGLRAGRVRLAANASVLSTIVPRAARTLAEAHPGMALSITDRHPVEALQMLRRGDADVALVFRYAHAPLEDDGFRLVHVADDPVHLISRRPDDSVADHRGSPWIGGCERCRHELTAICATHGFTPRIDSFCDDMVVVQALVAAGIGVTTLPGLALAAHRGEGIHATEIPGAERRIYAATYGDPPDPPGATTLVEALHMAAAELTAQ